One genomic segment of Arachis duranensis cultivar V14167 chromosome 4, aradu.V14167.gnm2.J7QH, whole genome shotgun sequence includes these proteins:
- the LOC107483743 gene encoding histone-lysine N-methyltransferase ATXR7 isoform X2, producing MVPPHLWIWQYMGRISLLTMLLLWLLTLARSQFRIHMAITALMNLTTNVQSQSCSTLGEERCWLYEDEKGMKHGPHSISELISWHHHGYLQDSSMISHFGNKYGSFLLVAAVNALKGDTSGTICRSGSNNNELGGTVNLICEISEDISSQLHLGVMKSARRVVLDGVISDIIAEFFTEKKHKRQKLDSTNLASETSVVDSKRSNVAVEISKDTAVPSEHASSHIADDQTCLEISRPSSTSFKSVGSVENFWWSYAVVRKVLVDYCMQVTWNAVFFDPLAEYLCSWRKKKLWSHPNLQIFVNGCGEYDGKIKSEALLLGTGCSKYPTDGCNQFGVLTTGTDSHSKLPSLSSNVPKDGNLMEGQRVSCTYSNSKNLTCIIESVENELHFSSKVSLAEYFRSFVEKEVNKIIHSPHEDKLSKVAVSVSGFSELHTGETPMKEILNDKLVATVKAEDSVCEPSLANHMSNVFSNAFEELCGGVEVVDEGEIGELPPGFEENSHTIFPPPNLKIRPSRVAECNPKITEYVATALCRQKLHNEVLEEWKSAFFYPTLNQAFMSNKKRSHSGIHEKGKAKKARKEPLNDATSGLGKMKGGAKGSSAVPLVNGKYTYHRKKLSHKELCSSQSASVDDSRPGKQNVCKLRNYVLGDLNETAEVKIAAKRGKASVVKGKKDKSNKSRSSIIVNGSTDGDRLSLKNKTSSKALKLSHTDGVVDAVKSNERRLSASTNNSVGMKKVVKSNAEDVLKSNEKKLSASTNNSVSMKKVAKSNCSDGTIKGKAAGHCSKQRPSANKMSKQKRKHSTDGMPSLHPAKSLKISNDGAKHGASKHATIARRNSAKSKPLNLCPRSDGCARTSIDGWEWHRWSQSATPAYRARVRGIACIQNKCIDSDNNLLQLSNNKGLSARTNRMKLRNLLAAAEGADLLKVPQLKARKKRLRFQRSKIHDWGLVAMEPIEAEDFVIEYVGELIRPRISDIRERQYEKMGIGSSYLFRLDDGYVVDATKRGGIARFINHSCEPNCYTKVISFEGQKKIFIYSKRHIAAGEEITYNYKFPLEDKKIPCNCGSRKCRGSLN from the exons ATGGTCCCTCCTCATCTATGGATATGGCAATATATGGGCAGAATCAGTCTCTTGACAATGCTGCTCCTTTGGCTGTTAACTCTGGCTCGCAGTCAGTTCCGTATTCACATGGCAATTACTGCATTAATGAACCTAACCACCAATGTTCAAAGTCAGAGTTGTTCAACA ttAGGTGAAGAACGTTGTTGGCTTTATGAGGATGAAAAGGGCATGAAACACGGTCCACATTCTATTTCAGAATTGATTTCCTGGCATCATCATGGATATCTTCAAGACTCGTCAATG ATATCTCATTTTGGCAATAAGTATGGTTCCTTTCTGCTAGTTGCTGCTGTAAATGCTCTGAAAGGGGATACATCTGGAACCATTTGTAGATCAGGTTCCAACAACAATGAGCTTGGTGGTACGGTAAACTTAATCTGTGAAATATCTGAGGACATTTCTTCCCAATTGCACTTGGGTGTCATGAAATCTGCCCGCAGAGTTGTGCTCGATGGGGTTATAAGTGATATTATTGCAGAATTTTTTACTGAAAAGAAACACAAGAGGCAGAAGCTTGATTCAACTAACCTGGCTTCTGAGACCTCCGTGGTTGACAGCAAAAGG TCAAATGTTGCTGTGGAGATTAGTAAAGATACTGCTGTTCCGAGTGAGCATGCATCTTCCCATATTGCAGATGATCAGACTTGTCTTGAAATTTCTAGACCATCTTCAACAAGTTTTAAATCGGTTGGAAGTGTTGAGAACTTTTGGTGGTCGTATGCTGTTGTACGTAAAGTACTTGTTGATTATTGCATGCAAGTCACGTGGAATGCTGTATTTTTTGACCCTCTAGCAGAGTACTTATGTTCCTGGAGGAAAAAGAAACTTTGGTCTCATCCTAATCTTCAAATATTTGTTAATGGTTGTGGAGAATATGATGGAAAGATTAAATCTGAAGCT TTGCTTCTTGGGACAGGTTGTTCTAAATACCCTACCGATGGCTGTAATCAGTTTGGAGTGCTGACAACAGGAACAGATTCTCATTCTAAGTTACCTTCTTTATCTTCTAATGTACCCAAAGATGGAAATTTAATGGAAGGTCAAAGAGTTTCATGCACTTATAGTAACTCCAAAAATTTGACATGCATTATTGAAAGTGTGGAGAATGAGCTTCACTTCTCTTCAAAGGTGTCTTTAGCTGAATACTTTCGAAGTTTTGTTGAAAAGGAAGTGAACAAAATAATTCATTCCCCTCATGAAGACAAATTGAGTAAG GTTGCTGTTAGTGTCTCTGGTTTCTCAGAACTACACACTGGTGAAACTCCTATGAAGGAAATTCTAAATGACAAGTTAGTAGCTACTGTTAAGGCTGAAGATTCAGTTTGTGAGCCTTCATTAGCAAATCATATGTCTAATGTATTCTCGAATGCATTTGAGGAGTTGTGTGGAGGTGTAGAAGTAGTTGATGAAGGGGAAATTGGTGAACTTCCACCTGGATTTGAAGAGAACTCGCACACAATTTTCCCACCACCGAATTTGAAGATTCGACCTTCAAGGGTAGCTGAATGTAATCCTAAGATTACAGAATATGTTGCAACTGCACTGTGCCGACAAAAGTTGCATAATGAAGTCCTAGAAGAGTGGAAATCCGCTTTTTTTTATCCTACATTGAATCAAGCTTTTATGTCTAATAAGAAACGCAGTCATTCTGGTATTCATGAG AAAGGAAAAgcaaagaaagcaaggaaggaaCCTTTAAATGATGCTACTTCTGGACTGGGAAAGATGAAAGGAGGAGCAAAAGGCTCTTCTGCAGTTCCTCTAGTTAATGGAAAGTATACATACCACCGCAAGAAACTGTCACACAAAGAGTTGTGTTCCTCTCAATCTGCTTCAGTGGATGATTCGAGGCCAGGGAAGCAGAACGTGTGTAAGTTAAGGAATTATGTTTTGGGAGATTTGAATGAAACTGCAGAAGTCAAAATAGCTGCTAAGCGTGGAAAGGCTAGTGTGGTTAAAGGGAAGAAAGATAAATCTAATAAGAGCAGGTCATCTATCATTGTCAATGGTAGCACAGATGGTGATCGATTGTCCTTGAAGAATAAAACTAGTTCGAAAGCATTGAAACTTTCACATACTG ATGGTGTTGTGGATGCCGTAAAATCTAATGAAAGGAGGCTTTCTGCGTCAACAAATAATAGTGTTGGAATGAAGAAGGTGGTTAAAAGCAATGCTGAGGATGTcctaaaatcaaatgaaaagaaGCTTTCAGCATCAACAAATAATAGTGTTTCCATGAAGAAGGTGGCTAAAAGCAATTGCAGTGATGGCACCATTAAGGGGAAGGCTGCTGGTCATTGCTCCAAACAGAGACCAAGTG CAAATAAAATGTCGAAACAAAAAAGGAAACATTCAACAGATGGTATGCCATCCTTACATCCTGCCAAgtctttgaaaatttcaaacGATGGTGCAAAGCATGGAGCAAGCAAACATGCTACTATTGCAAGGAGGAATTCTGCCAAATCCAAGCCATTGAATTTATGTCCTAGATCTGATGGATGTGCTAGGACTTCCATTGATGGGTGGGAATGGCATAGATGGTCTCAAAGTGCTACTCCTGCATATAGAGCACGTGTCAGGGGCATTGCCTGTATACAAAACAAGTGCATAGATTCAGATAATAATTTATTGCAGCTATCGAATAATAAGGGTCTTTCTGCAAGAACAAATAGGATGAAATTGCGCAACCTTCTTGCTGCTGCCGAGGGTGCAGATCTTCTGAAAGTGCCTCAATTGAAG GCAAGGAAAAAACGATTACGTTTTCAAAGGAGCAAGATACATGACTGGGGTCTTGTTGCAATGGAGCCTATAGAGGCAGAGGACTTCGTGATTGAATATGTTGGAGAACTAATTCGTCCTCGG
- the LOC107483743 gene encoding histone-lysine N-methyltransferase ATXR7 isoform X1 has translation MEMSCQENVGGSDIPACSTAGNISHQDQRFSSYVQQPAFVSGWMYVNEQGQMCGPYIQEQLYEGLTTGFLPFELPVYPMINGTIMNPVPLNYFKQFPDHVSTGFAYLNLGFSGSGVHTNGPSSSMDMAIYGQNQSLDNAAPLAVNSGSQSVPYSHGNYCINEPNHQCSKSELFNSMISSQMLGEERCWLYEDEKGMKHGPHSISELISWHHHGYLQDSSMISHFGNKYGSFLLVAAVNALKGDTSGTICRSGSNNNELGGTVNLICEISEDISSQLHLGVMKSARRVVLDGVISDIIAEFFTEKKHKRQKLDSTNLASETSVVDSKRSNVAVEISKDTAVPSEHASSHIADDQTCLEISRPSSTSFKSVGSVENFWWSYAVVRKVLVDYCMQVTWNAVFFDPLAEYLCSWRKKKLWSHPNLQIFVNGCGEYDGKIKSEALLLGTGCSKYPTDGCNQFGVLTTGTDSHSKLPSLSSNVPKDGNLMEGQRVSCTYSNSKNLTCIIESVENELHFSSKVSLAEYFRSFVEKEVNKIIHSPHEDKLSKVAVSVSGFSELHTGETPMKEILNDKLVATVKAEDSVCEPSLANHMSNVFSNAFEELCGGVEVVDEGEIGELPPGFEENSHTIFPPPNLKIRPSRVAECNPKITEYVATALCRQKLHNEVLEEWKSAFFYPTLNQAFMSNKKRSHSGIHEKGKAKKARKEPLNDATSGLGKMKGGAKGSSAVPLVNGKYTYHRKKLSHKELCSSQSASVDDSRPGKQNVCKLRNYVLGDLNETAEVKIAAKRGKASVVKGKKDKSNKSRSSIIVNGSTDGDRLSLKNKTSSKALKLSHTDGVVDAVKSNERRLSASTNNSVGMKKVVKSNAEDVLKSNEKKLSASTNNSVSMKKVAKSNCSDGTIKGKAAGHCSKQRPSANKMSKQKRKHSTDGMPSLHPAKSLKISNDGAKHGASKHATIARRNSAKSKPLNLCPRSDGCARTSIDGWEWHRWSQSATPAYRARVRGIACIQNKCIDSDNNLLQLSNNKGLSARTNRMKLRNLLAAAEGADLLKVPQLKARKKRLRFQRSKIHDWGLVAMEPIEAEDFVIEYVGELIRPRISDIRERQYEKMGIGSSYLFRLDDGYVVDATKRGGIARFINHSCEPNCYTKVISFEGQKKIFIYSKRHIAAGEEITYNYKFPLEDKKIPCNCGSRKCRGSLN, from the exons ATGGAGATGAGCTGCCAAGAAAATGTTGGTGGTAGTGATATTCCTGCATGTTCTACAGCAGGGAATATTTCACATCAAGACCAGCGTTTCAGTAGCTATGTGCAGCAGCCTGCTTTTGTGAGTGGATGGATGTATGTGAATGAACAAGGGCAAATGTGTGGTCCATATATTCAGGAGCAACTATATGAGGGTTTAACTACTGGTTTCTTGCCATTTGAGCTTCCTGTCTATCCTATGATTAATGGCACAATAATGAACCCTGTGCCACTGAATTACTTCAAGCAGTTTCCTGACCATGTCTCTACTGGGTTTGCATATCTGAATTTGGGTTTCTCTGGCTCAGGGGTTCATACAAATGGTCCCTCCTCATCTATGGATATGGCAATATATGGGCAGAATCAGTCTCTTGACAATGCTGCTCCTTTGGCTGTTAACTCTGGCTCGCAGTCAGTTCCGTATTCACATGGCAATTACTGCATTAATGAACCTAACCACCAATGTTCAAAGTCAGAGTTGTTCAACAGTATGATATCTTCTCAGATG ttAGGTGAAGAACGTTGTTGGCTTTATGAGGATGAAAAGGGCATGAAACACGGTCCACATTCTATTTCAGAATTGATTTCCTGGCATCATCATGGATATCTTCAAGACTCGTCAATG ATATCTCATTTTGGCAATAAGTATGGTTCCTTTCTGCTAGTTGCTGCTGTAAATGCTCTGAAAGGGGATACATCTGGAACCATTTGTAGATCAGGTTCCAACAACAATGAGCTTGGTGGTACGGTAAACTTAATCTGTGAAATATCTGAGGACATTTCTTCCCAATTGCACTTGGGTGTCATGAAATCTGCCCGCAGAGTTGTGCTCGATGGGGTTATAAGTGATATTATTGCAGAATTTTTTACTGAAAAGAAACACAAGAGGCAGAAGCTTGATTCAACTAACCTGGCTTCTGAGACCTCCGTGGTTGACAGCAAAAGG TCAAATGTTGCTGTGGAGATTAGTAAAGATACTGCTGTTCCGAGTGAGCATGCATCTTCCCATATTGCAGATGATCAGACTTGTCTTGAAATTTCTAGACCATCTTCAACAAGTTTTAAATCGGTTGGAAGTGTTGAGAACTTTTGGTGGTCGTATGCTGTTGTACGTAAAGTACTTGTTGATTATTGCATGCAAGTCACGTGGAATGCTGTATTTTTTGACCCTCTAGCAGAGTACTTATGTTCCTGGAGGAAAAAGAAACTTTGGTCTCATCCTAATCTTCAAATATTTGTTAATGGTTGTGGAGAATATGATGGAAAGATTAAATCTGAAGCT TTGCTTCTTGGGACAGGTTGTTCTAAATACCCTACCGATGGCTGTAATCAGTTTGGAGTGCTGACAACAGGAACAGATTCTCATTCTAAGTTACCTTCTTTATCTTCTAATGTACCCAAAGATGGAAATTTAATGGAAGGTCAAAGAGTTTCATGCACTTATAGTAACTCCAAAAATTTGACATGCATTATTGAAAGTGTGGAGAATGAGCTTCACTTCTCTTCAAAGGTGTCTTTAGCTGAATACTTTCGAAGTTTTGTTGAAAAGGAAGTGAACAAAATAATTCATTCCCCTCATGAAGACAAATTGAGTAAG GTTGCTGTTAGTGTCTCTGGTTTCTCAGAACTACACACTGGTGAAACTCCTATGAAGGAAATTCTAAATGACAAGTTAGTAGCTACTGTTAAGGCTGAAGATTCAGTTTGTGAGCCTTCATTAGCAAATCATATGTCTAATGTATTCTCGAATGCATTTGAGGAGTTGTGTGGAGGTGTAGAAGTAGTTGATGAAGGGGAAATTGGTGAACTTCCACCTGGATTTGAAGAGAACTCGCACACAATTTTCCCACCACCGAATTTGAAGATTCGACCTTCAAGGGTAGCTGAATGTAATCCTAAGATTACAGAATATGTTGCAACTGCACTGTGCCGACAAAAGTTGCATAATGAAGTCCTAGAAGAGTGGAAATCCGCTTTTTTTTATCCTACATTGAATCAAGCTTTTATGTCTAATAAGAAACGCAGTCATTCTGGTATTCATGAG AAAGGAAAAgcaaagaaagcaaggaaggaaCCTTTAAATGATGCTACTTCTGGACTGGGAAAGATGAAAGGAGGAGCAAAAGGCTCTTCTGCAGTTCCTCTAGTTAATGGAAAGTATACATACCACCGCAAGAAACTGTCACACAAAGAGTTGTGTTCCTCTCAATCTGCTTCAGTGGATGATTCGAGGCCAGGGAAGCAGAACGTGTGTAAGTTAAGGAATTATGTTTTGGGAGATTTGAATGAAACTGCAGAAGTCAAAATAGCTGCTAAGCGTGGAAAGGCTAGTGTGGTTAAAGGGAAGAAAGATAAATCTAATAAGAGCAGGTCATCTATCATTGTCAATGGTAGCACAGATGGTGATCGATTGTCCTTGAAGAATAAAACTAGTTCGAAAGCATTGAAACTTTCACATACTG ATGGTGTTGTGGATGCCGTAAAATCTAATGAAAGGAGGCTTTCTGCGTCAACAAATAATAGTGTTGGAATGAAGAAGGTGGTTAAAAGCAATGCTGAGGATGTcctaaaatcaaatgaaaagaaGCTTTCAGCATCAACAAATAATAGTGTTTCCATGAAGAAGGTGGCTAAAAGCAATTGCAGTGATGGCACCATTAAGGGGAAGGCTGCTGGTCATTGCTCCAAACAGAGACCAAGTG CAAATAAAATGTCGAAACAAAAAAGGAAACATTCAACAGATGGTATGCCATCCTTACATCCTGCCAAgtctttgaaaatttcaaacGATGGTGCAAAGCATGGAGCAAGCAAACATGCTACTATTGCAAGGAGGAATTCTGCCAAATCCAAGCCATTGAATTTATGTCCTAGATCTGATGGATGTGCTAGGACTTCCATTGATGGGTGGGAATGGCATAGATGGTCTCAAAGTGCTACTCCTGCATATAGAGCACGTGTCAGGGGCATTGCCTGTATACAAAACAAGTGCATAGATTCAGATAATAATTTATTGCAGCTATCGAATAATAAGGGTCTTTCTGCAAGAACAAATAGGATGAAATTGCGCAACCTTCTTGCTGCTGCCGAGGGTGCAGATCTTCTGAAAGTGCCTCAATTGAAG GCAAGGAAAAAACGATTACGTTTTCAAAGGAGCAAGATACATGACTGGGGTCTTGTTGCAATGGAGCCTATAGAGGCAGAGGACTTCGTGATTGAATATGTTGGAGAACTAATTCGTCCTCGG